The DNA window AAGTCGATTTCAACCAATGGGCCTGGTTCTTCACCGTGCTACGGACCTTGGTGATCGCCACAGCCTCGATTGCCGCCTATCGCATCATCTTCGTGGGTGGAGGCCAGACCACATGACCGCCATTCTGACGCTCATCTATTGCTGGCTGCAGGAGTTCTTCTTTTCGCTTACCGATTGGGGGCTAAACATCTGGGACTCTCTGCTCTCCGTGGCGGACAGCACGCTCGCCACCATCGGCACGGCAGGGCTCACCCTGCCAGTGATTCCAGATCAATATGCGTGGGTGCTGGGCGCGACGGGCATGAGCCAGGCGCTGGCCATTGTGGCGAGCGCCATGGGGACTCGATTCATTCTCCAAACCATTCCTTTTGTCCGGTGGGGATCATGAATCAACTGGTGATGGGGTGGGCCTATGCGTGGACGGTGATTTTAGCGCTCTGGATTTGGGTCTATCTGAGGAGCCTTCGATGATCGAGCTGTATGAAGGGGTACCAGGCTCAGGCAAGTCGTACCATGCGATCTGCGAGAAGTTTTTGCCCTGGGTGAAACAGGGCCGACGGCTCTATATCGCGGTCGATGGCATCTATCTGGACCGACTTTCATTGTTCACGGGCATCGACCTTGAAACGCTCGAACAGCAGATCACGATCTGGAAAGACTCCGTCGAAGTTCTCCAGGCCTTTCCCCATGTCGAGCCTGGTTCAGCGGTGATTATCGACGAAGCCCAGACCGTCTTTCGGTCGATGCAGAAGGTCGAACCAGGCCTGCTCCGTTGGCTCGAAACCCATCGGCATTACGGCGTGGATATTCTGCTCATGAGCCAGGATTTTCGTCAGATGTCACAGGGCGTCACCCGATTGATTGAAGCGACCGTGAAGTTTCGAAAACTCGCCTTTGTTGGCCTGTCGAAGAAGTATCAGGGCAAAGTGCGTGGGAACCCGGAAGATAACGAAGTGATTCGCGCCTTCGTGGGGACCTATTCGCCAGCCATCTACGCCTACTATTCGAGTTATGCGTCGGCGGCGATCCGGGAGGGGAAGCGCAGTCATACGGTCTTCAAGTCGGCACGGGTCGCCATCGGCATTGCGGCGGGCCTGTTTGCCATTGGCCTTATATTCTGGCGGCCTTGGTC is part of the Nitrospira sp. ND1 genome and encodes:
- a CDS encoding DUF2523 family protein — protein: MTAILTLIYCWLQEFFFSLTDWGLNIWDSLLSVADSTLATIGTAGLTLPVIPDQYAWVLGATGMSQALAIVASAMGTRFILQTIPFVRWGS
- a CDS encoding zonular occludens toxin domain-containing protein; translation: MIELYEGVPGSGKSYHAICEKFLPWVKQGRRLYIAVDGIYLDRLSLFTGIDLETLEQQITIWKDSVEVLQAFPHVEPGSAVIIDEAQTVFRSMQKVEPGLLRWLETHRHYGVDILLMSQDFRQMSQGVTRLIEATVKFRKLAFVGLSKKYQGKVRGNPEDNEVIRAFVGTYSPAIYAYYSSYASAAIREGKRSHTVFKSARVAIGIAAGLFAIGLIFWRPWSSLSSTKGTPTSAVSGTSSLPPLPSASAPGSLLNPFGASVPSTASPQFPKRTVRILGGAGSSANRQGWRYLLDSGEILTAAQITGRYGLLVSEVYEDGSMRLIGEGVFYGPAGD